The proteins below come from a single Rhinoraja longicauda isolate Sanriku21f chromosome 5, sRhiLon1.1, whole genome shotgun sequence genomic window:
- the gpatch11 gene encoding G patch domain-containing protein 11 — translation MAAEGEEDDYMSDAFINFQQDVKPGLVKVEKSERHHEKTIKKKKSPTRVNREEERRDSMLQCSLGSENRGFALLQKMGYKEGHGLGRNETGIVEPILLQIKKGRGGIGHERAKKRKAEERMEHRKQMLQVKRQAEKVAYNDYRVRFRFKKDQSQMEGDLRKSQFACQQLDEQKGIDIPEQTWYWVPTDQEEEDDKDTYQDEQDIRKLEATEEKLQAVTDYLRKTYFYCIWCAVSYEGKEDLSSNCPGNCSADHC, via the exons ATGGCCGCTGAAGGGGAGGAAGACGATTACATGTCGGATGCATTCATCAATTTTCA GCAGGATGTCAAGCCCGGATTGGTTAAGGTGGAAAAATCAGAAAGACACCATGAGAAAACAATTAAGAAGAAAAAGTCGCCGACTCGTGTGAACCGTGAAGAAGAGAGGCGTGACTCCATGCTGCAGTGCTCGTTGGGAAGTGAAAATAGGGGCTTTGCATTGCTTCAGAAGATGGGGTATAAAGAAGGCCATGGTCTCGGCAGGAACG AAACTGGGATTGTTGAACCCATTCTACTACAGATCAAAAAAG GACGTGGTGGAATTGGCCATGAGAGAGCCAAGAAACGGAAAGCTGAGGAGAGGATGGAACATCGAAAACAAATGTTACAAGTGAAAAGACAAGCCGAGAAGGTCGCCTATAATGATTATAG AGTACGTTTCAGATTCAAAAAAGACCAAAGTCAGATGGAAGGTGATTTACGGAAGAGCCAGTTTGCTTGTCAACAACTGGATGAACAGAAG GGTATAGATATCCCAGAGCAAACTTGGTACTGGGTGCCCACTGATCAGGAGGAGGAAGATGACAAGGATACATACCAGGATGAACAGGACATTAGGAAGCTTGAAGCT ACCGAAGAAAAACTGCAGGCAGTGACAGACTATCTCAGAAAGACCTATTTCTACTGTATTTGGTGTGCAGTTTCTTACGAAG GTAAGGAGGACCTGTCCAGTAACTGCCCAGGAAACTGTTCAGCTGACCATTGCTGA